In the Bacillus sp. FJAT-42376 genome, CTAGTCCGTATTAAAGGAAACAGAAAAAGGAGTGTACAAGTGATGAGAACAGCTAATCCTACTATGAAGTCTTTTGAAAAAGAGATCGGATATTCCGGCGGCCGCCGCATGACCTTAATGGGTGCGGTCCATAAATCATTTTTGCTGTTATTTATTCTCGTTGTTTCAGCGGGAGCTACCTGGTATTATGCAGCGCAGGGAGATAATGTTGCGCCAATGATGATGATTGGCGCAATCGGCGGACTCATTTTTGCTTTGATTACAAGCTTTGCACCGAAAGCATCGCCAATTACAGCACCGATTTATGCAGTGCTTGAAGGAATGTTTGTCGGTGGAATTTCAGCTTACTACTCAAGCCTCTATGAAGGAATTGTCATGCAGGCAGTGCTGATTACAATGGGTGTATTCCT is a window encoding:
- a CDS encoding Bax inhibitor-1/YccA family protein, which codes for MRTANPTMKSFEKEIGYSGGRRMTLMGAVHKSFLLLFILVVSAGATWYYAAQGDNVAPMMMIGAIGGLIFALITSFAPKASPITAPIYAVLEGMFVGGISAYYSSLYEGIVMQAVLITMGVFLGLLLIYRSGLIKVTQNFRLGVAAATLGVFMVYLISFVLGLFGIAVPFLHESNTIGIIISLVIIVIAALNLVLDFDFIEHGAARGLPKHMEWYAGFALLVTLVWLYLEILRLLSKINSRS